A window of Alphaproteobacteria bacterium contains these coding sequences:
- the gyrB gene encoding DNA topoisomerase (ATP-hydrolyzing) subunit B, with product MSSEPSNPSQANASDYDADSIKVLHGLDAVRKRPGMYIGDTDDGTGLHHMIYEIVDNAIDEALAGYADHVTVTLNGDGSVTVTDNGRGIPCGWNETEGKYAIEIVFTELHGGGKFDQNSYKVSGGLHGVGASVVNALSERLECTVEREGKTYYIAWKHGLIDKPLTVIGEAATGRGTSVTFKPSAETFTMVEFDFPTLEHRLRELAFLNSGVRLILTDARHGEEKKIELYYEGGIEAFVHYLDRSKTAVIQTPIAIKGEKDGITVELSMEWNDSYHETMLCFTNNIPQRDGGTHLAGFRAALTRTVNAYAVDTGIAKKEKVALSGDDMREGLTCVLSVKVPDPKFSSQTKDKLVSSEVRPVVEGIAGDKLAQWFEEHPGEAKKIVGKVVEAAAAREAARKARELTRRKGALDIATLPGKLADCQERDPALSELFIVEGDSAGGSAKQGRNRSNQAILPLKGKILNVERARFDKMLSSAEIGTLIAALGTGIGRDDFNIDKARYHKIIIMTDADVDGSHIRTLLLTFFYRQMPDVIERGYLYIAQPPLYRAKRGSSEVYLKDEKALENYLIDAGLDTAVLKLHSGAQLAGADLRTLVEQARSVKSLLLPLARRVPMKLAEQAAIAGAFNLKVLSDDVLAQEAASYVAKRMDALEPEFERGWVGAKRPDGGLTFTRTLRGVSETHSLDGVMLHSGEARRLDEIAASLQDSYAHSGKLTTKDKESLVTGPVGLAGAIMDAGRKGVGMQRYKGLGEMNPEQLWATTLDPEARTLLQVKVNMADEANDIFSTLMGDLVEPRRDFIQTNALKVANLDV from the coding sequence ATGTCGAGCGAGCCTTCCAATCCTTCGCAAGCCAACGCTTCCGATTACGATGCCGATTCCATCAAGGTGCTGCATGGGCTGGACGCCGTGCGCAAGCGCCCCGGCATGTATATCGGCGACACCGACGACGGCACCGGCCTGCATCACATGATTTACGAAATCGTCGACAACGCCATCGACGAGGCGTTGGCGGGCTATGCCGACCATGTGACGGTGACGCTGAACGGCGACGGTTCGGTCACCGTCACCGACAACGGGCGCGGCATTCCTTGCGGCTGGAACGAGACCGAGGGCAAATACGCCATCGAAATCGTCTTCACCGAATTGCATGGCGGCGGCAAGTTCGACCAGAATTCCTACAAGGTCTCGGGCGGCTTGCACGGCGTCGGCGCCTCGGTGGTCAACGCGCTTTCGGAACGGCTGGAATGCACCGTCGAGCGCGAGGGCAAAACTTATTACATCGCCTGGAAGCACGGCCTGATCGACAAGCCGTTGACGGTGATCGGCGAAGCCGCCACCGGTCGCGGCACGTCCGTCACCTTCAAGCCTTCTGCCGAAACCTTCACCATGGTCGAGTTCGACTTCCCCACCCTGGAACATCGGTTGCGCGAACTGGCCTTCTTGAATTCCGGCGTGCGGCTGATCCTGACCGACGCCCGCCACGGCGAGGAAAAGAAGATAGAACTGTATTACGAGGGCGGCATCGAAGCCTTCGTGCATTACCTTGACCGGTCGAAGACGGCTGTCATTCAAACCCCGATCGCCATCAAGGGCGAGAAGGACGGCATCACGGTCGAACTGTCGATGGAATGGAACGACAGCTATCACGAGACCATGCTGTGCTTCACCAACAACATCCCGCAGCGCGACGGCGGCACGCATTTGGCCGGTTTCAGGGCGGCGCTGACCCGCACCGTCAACGCCTATGCGGTCGATACCGGCATCGCCAAAAAGGAAAAAGTGGCGCTGTCGGGCGACGACATGCGCGAAGGACTGACCTGCGTTCTGTCGGTCAAGGTGCCCGATCCGAAATTCAGCTCGCAGACCAAGGACAAGCTGGTTTCAAGTGAAGTGCGCCCGGTGGTGGAAGGCATCGCGGGCGACAAGCTGGCCCAGTGGTTCGAGGAACATCCCGGCGAAGCCAAGAAGATCGTGGGTAAGGTGGTGGAAGCCGCCGCCGCCCGCGAAGCGGCCAGGAAGGCCCGCGAACTTACGCGCCGCAAGGGGGCCTTGGACATCGCTACCCTGCCCGGCAAGCTGGCCGATTGCCAAGAGCGCGATCCGGCGCTTTCGGAACTGTTCATCGTCGAGGGCGATTCAGCCGGCGGTTCCGCCAAGCAGGGACGCAACCGCAGCAATCAAGCCATTCTGCCCTTGAAGGGCAAAATCTTGAATGTGGAACGGGCGCGTTTCGACAAGATGCTTTCCAGCGCTGAAATCGGCACGCTGATCGCTGCGCTGGGCACCGGCATTGGCCGGGACGATTTCAACATCGACAAGGCCCGCTACCACAAGATCATCATCATGACCGACGCCGATGTCGACGGCAGCCATATCCGCACCTTGTTGCTGACCTTCTTTTATCGCCAGATGCCCGACGTGATCGAGCGCGGCTATCTGTACATCGCCCAGCCGCCTTTGTACCGCGCCAAGCGCGGCAGTTCAGAAGTGTATCTGAAGGATGAAAAGGCGCTGGAGAATTATCTGATCGACGCCGGTCTGGATACCGCCGTGCTGAAGCTGCATTCGGGCGCTCAGTTGGCGGGGGCCGATCTGCGCACCCTGGTCGAGCAGGCAAGGTCGGTGAAGTCGCTGCTGCTGCCCCTGGCCAGGCGCGTGCCGATGAAATTGGCCGAACAGGCGGCGATTGCGGGCGCTTTCAATCTGAAGGTGCTTAGCGACGATGTTTTGGCGCAAGAGGCGGCAAGCTATGTCGCCAAGCGCATGGATGCGTTGGAACCCGAATTCGAGCGCGGCTGGGTGGGGGCCAAGCGTCCCGACGGTGGCCTGACCTTCACGCGCACCCTGCGCGGCGTTTCCGAAACGCATAGTCTGGACGGCGTGATGCTGCATTCGGGCGAGGCGCGCAGGCTGGACGAAATCGCCGCCTCGCTGCAAGACAGTTACGCGCATAGCGGCAAGCTGACCACCAAGGATAAGGAATCGCTGGTGACCGGCCCCGTCGGTCTGGCGGGCGCCATCATGGATGCCGGGCGCAAGGGCGTTGGCATGCAGCGCTATAAGGGATTGGGCGAAATGAATCCCGAGCAGCTGTGGGCGACCACGCTGGACCCCGAGGCGCGCACGCTGTTGCAGGTGAAGGTGAACATGGCCGACGAAGCCAACGACATCTTCTCGACCCTGATGGGCGATCTTGTGGAACCGCGCCGCGACTTCATCCAAACCAACGCGCTGAAAGTGGCGAATTTGGATGTGTGA
- a CDS encoding Txe/YoeB family addiction module toxin, with the protein MKLLWTEEAWDDYLFWQTNDKNVVGKINELLKDLSRQPFKGLGKPEPLKGTLSGWWSRRITGEHRLVYRVEGAGDSRQAVIVQCRYHY; encoded by the coding sequence ATGAAGCTGCTGTGGACCGAAGAGGCGTGGGACGATTATCTCTTCTGGCAGACCAACGACAAAAACGTGGTTGGCAAAATCAACGAGCTGCTGAAAGACCTCTCGCGCCAGCCCTTCAAGGGGCTGGGCAAGCCCGAACCTTTGAAGGGCACGCTTTCCGGCTGGTGGTCACGACGCATCACCGGCGAACACCGGCTGGTCTATCGGGTGGAAGGTGCTGGCGATTCCCGCCAAGCCGTTATCGTGCAATGCCGATATCATTATTGA
- a CDS encoding type II toxin-antitoxin system prevent-host-death family antitoxin: MNTCTYTDLREHLRERLDEVHQSRTPLLVTRQNAPSAVLLDKEEFDGIMETLHLLQSPVNAARLMASINSANAGKAKPRKRAVE, from the coding sequence ATGAACACCTGCACCTATACCGACCTGCGCGAACATCTGCGCGAGCGCCTGGACGAGGTTCACCAGTCGCGCACGCCCTTGCTGGTGACGCGCCAGAACGCCCCTTCCGCCGTGCTGCTGGATAAGGAAGAATTCGACGGCATCATGGAAACGCTTCATCTGCTGCAAAGCCCGGTCAACGCGGCTAGGCTGATGGCGTCCATCAACAGCGCCAATGCGGGCAAGGCCAAGCCGCGCAAGCGGGCCGTTGAATGA
- a CDS encoding histidine kinase — translation MLNPWLVIPVALAYLFLLFALAWWGDKRADQGKSLISWPGVYALSIAVYCTSWTFYGSVGRAATGGVGFLPIYLGPTLMAALWWILLRKMARVSKAQRVTSIADFLSARYGKSTLLGGLVTVIAVIGIMPYISLQLKAVSASFQALVLSETEHKAVPPVLEDTAFYVALLLAAFAILFGTRHIDASERHEGMVAAVAFESLVKLVAFIAVGLFVCFFMFESPAQLFQQAAQDPQLHRLFTLPDAHAMGDFVALTFLSGLVIITLPRQFQVAVVENVQEDHIRQAAWMFPLYLLLINLFVLPIALAGRLAYGTSVNPDLFVLDLPLGAGQNALALFAFIGGLSAATGMIIVETVALATMVCNDLVMPALLRLSPSHLKDRADLSGLLLSIRRWAIVGVVALGYLYAHFIGQSYALVTIGLVSFAAAAQFAPALLGGILWKGATRTGALAGLSAGAAIWFYTLLLPSFARSGWISGAFIETGPFGIELLKPYALFGLSGFEPITHALIWSMMANLGLYVWVSMLSSQGTLERIQATLFVDALKPAGETGGGRFWRGTAQMADLLALTARFVGTENAERAFLAHAQARGLDLAEMEVVDAEFVAFAERLLAGAIGAASARVMVANVAKGEVMGLTEVMEILDEASQVIAYSQKLEAASAELKAANERLKELDRLKDDFVSTVTHELRTPLTSIRSFSEILRDNPDLDPGQRQEFLRIVVEESERLTRLINQVLDLAKVEAGSLGWDIRPIDANEALDAALAATRRLAQDKGIAVLEHLPANQLQVMADRDRLIQVLINLLSNAVKFAPQGSGRIRAELASREDGILFTVSDNGPGVPEAHHEAIFDKFRQVSDKQTGKPSGTGLGLAISRGIVEHLNGRVWVESQAGFGATFHVLLPKA, via the coding sequence ATGCTGAACCCCTGGCTGGTCATCCCCGTCGCACTCGCCTATCTCTTCTTATTGTTCGCGCTGGCTTGGTGGGGCGACAAAAGGGCCGACCAGGGCAAAAGCCTGATTTCATGGCCCGGCGTCTATGCGCTGTCGATCGCCGTTTATTGCACGTCCTGGACTTTTTACGGCAGCGTGGGGCGCGCCGCCACCGGCGGCGTCGGATTCCTGCCCATCTATCTGGGACCCACCTTGATGGCCGCCCTGTGGTGGATCTTGCTGCGCAAGATGGCCCGCGTTTCCAAGGCCCAGCGCGTCACCTCGATCGCCGATTTCCTGTCGGCCCGCTACGGCAAAAGCACGCTGCTGGGCGGGCTGGTCACCGTGATCGCGGTGATCGGCATCATGCCCTACATCTCCTTGCAGCTGAAAGCCGTCTCGGCCAGCTTCCAGGCCTTGGTGCTGTCGGAAACCGAGCACAAGGCCGTGCCGCCGGTGCTGGAAGACACCGCCTTTTACGTGGCCCTGCTGTTGGCCGCCTTCGCCATTCTGTTCGGCACGCGCCATATCGACGCCTCGGAGCGCCATGAAGGCATGGTGGCCGCCGTCGCCTTCGAAAGTCTGGTCAAGCTGGTGGCTTTCATCGCGGTGGGATTGTTCGTCTGCTTTTTCATGTTCGAAAGCCCGGCGCAACTATTCCAGCAGGCCGCCCAAGACCCGCAGCTTCACCGCCTGTTCACGCTACCCGACGCGCATGCGATGGGCGATTTTGTGGCGCTGACTTTTCTGTCTGGTCTGGTCATCATCACCCTGCCCCGCCAATTCCAGGTGGCCGTGGTCGAGAATGTGCAGGAAGACCATATCCGCCAAGCGGCCTGGATGTTCCCGCTGTACCTGCTGCTGATCAATCTGTTCGTGCTGCCCATCGCGCTGGCGGGACGGCTGGCCTATGGCACCAGCGTCAATCCCGACCTGTTCGTGCTGGACCTGCCGCTGGGCGCCGGGCAGAACGCGCTGGCCTTGTTCGCCTTCATCGGCGGCCTGTCGGCGGCCACCGGCATGATCATCGTGGAAACGGTGGCCCTGGCCACCATGGTCTGCAACGATCTGGTGATGCCCGCCTTGCTTCGCCTGTCGCCGTCGCATTTGAAGGACCGGGCCGACCTGTCGGGCCTGCTGCTCAGCATCCGACGCTGGGCCATCGTGGGCGTGGTGGCGCTGGGTTATCTCTATGCGCATTTCATCGGCCAGTCCTACGCCTTGGTCACCATCGGTCTGGTCAGTTTCGCCGCCGCCGCCCAATTCGCCCCCGCCCTGCTGGGCGGCATTCTGTGGAAGGGAGCGACCAGAACCGGCGCCCTGGCTGGTCTGTCGGCGGGCGCCGCCATCTGGTTCTATACGCTGCTGCTGCCTTCCTTCGCCCGTTCGGGCTGGATTTCCGGGGCCTTCATCGAAACCGGACCCTTCGGCATCGAATTGCTGAAACCCTATGCCCTGTTCGGCCTGTCCGGCTTCGAGCCGATCACCCATGCCTTGATCTGGAGCATGATGGCCAATCTGGGCCTGTATGTCTGGGTATCGATGCTGTCCAGCCAGGGCACGCTGGAACGCATTCAGGCCACCTTGTTCGTCGATGCCCTGAAGCCTGCCGGTGAAACCGGCGGCGGGCGCTTCTGGCGGGGCACCGCCCAGATGGCCGACCTGTTGGCGCTGACCGCCCGCTTCGTGGGCACCGAGAATGCCGAGCGCGCCTTTTTGGCCCATGCCCAGGCGCGCGGTTTGGATTTGGCCGAGATGGAAGTGGTGGACGCGGAATTCGTGGCCTTCGCCGAGCGGCTGCTGGCGGGCGCCATCGGCGCCGCCTCGGCCCGCGTGATGGTGGCCAACGTCGCCAAGGGCGAGGTGATGGGCCTGACCGAGGTGATGGAGATTCTGGACGAAGCCTCGCAGGTGATCGCCTACAGCCAGAAACTGGAAGCCGCCAGCGCCGAATTGAAGGCCGCCAACGAACGGCTGAAGGAACTGGACCGGCTGAAGGACGATTTCGTTTCCACCGTCACCCATGAATTGCGCACGCCGCTGACCTCGATCCGATCCTTCTCGGAAATCCTGCGCGACAACCCGGATCTCGATCCCGGACAGCGCCAGGAATTCCTGCGCATCGTGGTCGAGGAAAGCGAGCGGCTGACCCGCCTGATCAATCAGGTGCTGGACTTGGCCAAGGTCGAGGCCGGATCGCTGGGCTGGGACATCCGCCCCATCGACGCCAACGAAGCCCTGGACGCCGCCCTGGCGGCCACGCGCCGCTTGGCCCAGGACAAGGGCATCGCCGTCCTGGAACATTTGCCGGCAAACCAGTTGCAAGTGATGGCGGACCGCGACCGTTTGATCCAGGTGCTGATCAATCTATTGTCCAACGCCGTGAAGTTTGCCCCCCAGGGCAGCGGGCGCATCCGCGCCGAACTGGCGAGCCGCGAGGACGGCATCTTGTTCACGGTGTCTGACAACGGCCCCGGCGTGCCCGAGGCCCATCACGAAGCCATCTTCGACAAATTCCGCCAAGTCAGCGACAAGCAAACCGGCAAGCCTTCGGGCACCGGGCTGGGGCTGGCCATCTCGCGCGGCATCGTCGAACATCTGAACGGGCGGGTCTGGGTGGAAAGCCAGGCCGGTTTCGGCGCCACTTTCCATGTGCTGCTGCCGAAGGCATAG
- a CDS encoding PAS domain-containing protein, with protein sequence MGILAILPAGKLLLAASGILAATLLLAWLLVDRLILAPAALMAREAAYLAQTRGNARAPIFPDRHWLGELVPSQIKLAESITTSQSAFNAELEKATRQSEEQKRWLEVILVDLAEGVLVCNLNHQLLLYNQTATRLFGTPEAVGLGRPLFALVSRAAILHTLELLEHKRRSGLPGAEDTLPFLCATADAKRLLEGRMGLILDPAGKTTAYVLTFTDMSGRIDDLERASMVRKALTRDLRQPVANLRAASETLNGYPDMRPDVRQSFDRVILDESRRLSDRLDELAKAYRGHALGRWPMGELHGSDLISCLDRRLSPSGGPRVTLVGMPLWLQADHHLLLLLLSQLARRLAQRFAVNEIDAETKLGDRRVYLDLIWKGETLSDQDIKQWLFEPLEGAEGPETVYDALERHGAEIWSQPAGSGHALLRLPLLTPLSAPVLKQEADRPPPRPEFYDFSLLAQHADVGDLAGRSLKSLTFVVFDTETTGLKPSQGDEIISMGAVRVVNGRLLTGETFERLVHPGRKIPPESIKFHHITDEMVKDKPPIAIVLPQFKDFAGDAVLAAHNAAFDLKFLHLKEKATGVRFTNPVVDTLLLSRLADQHLEDHSLDGIALRFNIDIPDRHTALGDALATAVVLVRLIEILESQGIVTLGQVMRLTNMAAQMRANQESF encoded by the coding sequence ATGGGGATTCTTGCCATTCTGCCCGCAGGCAAGCTCCTGTTGGCGGCGTCGGGCATCTTGGCAGCAACCCTTTTGCTGGCTTGGCTGCTGGTCGACCGCTTGATCCTGGCGCCTGCCGCGCTGATGGCCCGCGAGGCGGCCTATCTGGCCCAGACCAGGGGAAACGCCAGGGCGCCCATCTTTCCCGACCGGCATTGGCTGGGCGAGTTGGTTCCCTCGCAGATTAAGCTGGCCGAATCCATTACGACCAGCCAAAGCGCCTTCAACGCCGAACTTGAAAAGGCCACCCGCCAGTCGGAAGAGCAAAAGCGCTGGCTGGAAGTGATCCTGGTCGATCTGGCCGAAGGTGTGCTGGTCTGCAACCTCAATCACCAGTTATTGCTTTACAACCAGACCGCCACGCGCCTGTTCGGAACCCCGGAAGCGGTGGGGCTGGGCCGCCCGCTTTTCGCCCTGGTCTCCAGGGCCGCCATTCTGCATACGCTGGAGCTTCTGGAACACAAGCGCCGTTCGGGTCTGCCGGGGGCCGAGGACACGCTTCCCTTTCTGTGCGCCACCGCCGACGCCAAGCGCCTGCTGGAAGGCCGCATGGGACTTATTCTCGATCCCGCGGGCAAGACAACCGCCTATGTCCTGACCTTCACCGACATGAGCGGGCGCATCGACGATCTGGAACGCGCCAGCATGGTACGCAAGGCGCTGACCCGCGATTTGCGCCAACCGGTCGCCAATCTGCGCGCCGCGTCCGAAACATTGAACGGCTATCCCGACATGAGGCCGGATGTCCGACAATCCTTCGACCGCGTGATCCTGGACGAATCCAGGCGTCTGAGCGACCGGCTGGACGAACTGGCCAAGGCCTATCGCGGCCATGCCTTGGGTCGTTGGCCGATGGGCGAATTGCACGGCTCGGACTTGATTTCATGCCTGGACAGACGTTTGTCGCCAAGCGGCGGGCCGCGCGTCACTTTGGTCGGCATGCCGCTATGGCTGCAGGCCGATCACCATCTGCTGCTGTTGCTGCTGTCGCAATTGGCCAGAAGGCTGGCGCAGCGCTTCGCCGTCAATGAAATCGACGCCGAAACCAAGCTGGGCGACCGACGGGTCTATCTTGACCTGATCTGGAAAGGGGAAACGCTCTCAGACCAGGACATCAAGCAATGGCTGTTCGAACCTTTGGAAGGCGCCGAGGGACCGGAAACGGTCTATGACGCCTTGGAGCGCCACGGCGCGGAAATCTGGAGCCAGCCCGCCGGAAGCGGCCATGCGCTTTTGCGCCTGCCCCTGTTGACCCCCTTGTCGGCTCCGGTCCTGAAGCAAGAGGCCGACCGACCGCCGCCCAGACCTGAATTCTACGATTTCAGCCTGCTGGCCCAGCATGCCGATGTCGGCGATCTGGCCGGACGCAGCCTGAAATCCCTGACATTCGTGGTGTTCGATACGGAAACCACCGGGTTGAAGCCGTCGCAAGGCGACGAAATCATTTCGATGGGCGCCGTGCGCGTGGTGAATGGACGATTGCTGACCGGCGAAACTTTCGAACGTCTGGTCCATCCGGGACGGAAAATCCCCCCCGAAAGCATCAAGTTCCACCATATCACCGACGAGATGGTCAAAGACAAGCCGCCCATCGCCATCGTGCTTCCGCAATTCAAGGACTTCGCGGGCGACGCCGTGCTGGCCGCCCACAACGCCGCCTTCGATCTGAAATTCCTGCATCTGAAGGAAAAGGCGACCGGCGTGCGCTTTACCAATCCGGTGGTCGATACGCTGTTGCTGTCGCGCTTGGCCGACCAGCATCTGGAAGATCATTCGCTGGACGGCATCGCGCTGCGTTTCAATATCGACATTCCCGACCGGCACACGGCGCTTGGCGATGCGCTGGCCACGGCTGTCGTGCTGGTCCGTCTGATCGAAATTCTGGAATCTCAAGGTATCGTCACGCTGGGCCAAGTGATGCGCCTGACCAACATGGCGGCCCAGATGCGCGCCAACCAGGAAAGTTTTTAG
- a CDS encoding response regulator, with the protein MGRSVLVVDDESNIVLSLEFLMRQAGFEVRVARDGEQALDEVAKQPPDLILLDVMMPKRDGYDVCQTVRANPLWKDVRIIMLTAKGRDVEREKGLAMGADDYITKPFSTREVVDRVRQYLD; encoded by the coding sequence ATGGGCCGCTCGGTATTGGTGGTCGACGACGAGTCGAATATCGTTTTGTCGCTTGAATTTCTGATGCGCCAGGCGGGGTTCGAGGTGCGCGTGGCAAGGGATGGCGAACAAGCGCTCGATGAAGTAGCCAAACAGCCCCCCGACCTGATCTTGCTTGACGTCATGATGCCCAAACGCGACGGCTATGACGTTTGCCAGACCGTGCGCGCCAACCCTTTGTGGAAGGATGTGCGCATCATCATGCTGACCGCCAAGGGCCGGGACGTCGAACGCGAGAAGGGCCTGGCCATGGGCGCCGACGATTACATCACCAAGCCCTTTTCGACCCGGGAAGTGGTCGATCGGGTTCGCCAATATCTCGACTGA
- a CDS encoding TauD/TfdA family dioxygenase, which translates to MKSPFDLTEIAAYLAWRDAKLQALPDRVGDLVVEINDPRNPTPAERQALLGLVSRANMAVFAASSASCSKETMRRFCACFGLTRLDANQLADDDGISPLSVAPEGTRQRYIPYTDKPIAWHTDGYYNSMENQVRGLVLWCQQPAREGGVNALLDHELAYIALRDRDPAFIEALMRPDAFAIPPNEDADMTNRQMRAGPVFSVWPDGKLHMRYTARTRSIEWNPAPNVQAAKKALEEILRDPPFGLFEHRLEAGQGLLSNNVLHTRQSFKDDASAPRLLWRARYYDRIQESQ; encoded by the coding sequence ATGAAATCTCCCTTCGATCTGACGGAAATCGCAGCCTATCTGGCTTGGCGTGACGCCAAATTGCAGGCCCTGCCCGACCGGGTTGGCGACTTGGTGGTCGAAATCAACGACCCAAGGAACCCAACGCCAGCCGAGCGCCAAGCCCTGCTCGGTCTCGTGAGCCGGGCCAATATGGCGGTTTTCGCTGCCTCTTCGGCCAGTTGCTCCAAGGAAACCATGCGCCGGTTCTGCGCCTGCTTCGGCCTGACCCGTCTGGATGCCAACCAACTGGCCGACGACGACGGCATCAGCCCGCTGTCGGTGGCGCCCGAAGGCACCCGCCAGCGCTATATTCCCTATACCGACAAGCCCATCGCCTGGCACACGGACGGTTATTACAACAGCATGGAAAACCAAGTGCGCGGCTTGGTCTTGTGGTGCCAGCAGCCCGCCAGGGAAGGTGGGGTCAATGCGCTTTTGGACCACGAGCTGGCCTATATCGCCCTTCGAGACCGCGACCCCGCATTCATCGAAGCCTTGATGCGCCCCGACGCCTTCGCCATTCCGCCCAATGAAGATGCCGACATGACCAATCGGCAAATGCGCGCGGGGCCGGTCTTCTCGGTCTGGCCGGACGGCAAGCTGCATATGCGCTACACGGCCAGGACCCGCTCGATCGAATGGAACCCCGCGCCGAATGTCCAGGCCGCCAAGAAGGCCTTGGAGGAGATTTTGCGCGACCCGCCCTTCGGCCTGTTCGAACATCGCCTGGAAGCGGGCCAGGGATTGTTGTCAAATAACGTGCTTCACACGCGCCAGTCTTTCAAGGACGATGCATCCGCCCCGCGCCTGCTGTGGCGCGCCCGCTATTACGACAGAATTCAGGAAAGCCAATGA
- the dsrA gene encoding dissimilatory-type sulfite reductase subunit alpha — protein MAKQMPKTPLLDQLESGPWPSFVTGLKRLAKSDTRYADMMKDLLGQLEHSYETRKGYWKGGTVGVFGYGAGVIPRFSEVAEKYPESKEFHTIRIMPPAGMHYTTDLLRKLCDVWERHGSGLIAFHGQSGDIMFQGSTTENIQPAFDELNEMGFDLGGAGAGVRTSVSCVGAARCEQSCFDEAKALRMTINSMVDDMHRPSLPYKFKVKFAGCANDCANAIHRADMAVIGTWKDDIQVDQKAFQQIVKERGRKEIIDQVVRMCPTQALSLNDDDTLDVDNKSCVRCMHCINVCTKALKPGKERGAAILVGGKRTLKVGDLMGTVIVPFMPLNTEEDFEGFVELARNALEFFAENALEHERTGEMIERIGLSNYLEGLGLDLDLNMIAAPRSNSYVRMDGWDEEVKKWNARHKSAAE, from the coding sequence ATGGCCAAACAGATGCCCAAGACGCCCCTTCTTGACCAATTGGAAAGCGGCCCCTGGCCCAGCTTCGTGACTGGTCTGAAGAGACTGGCGAAGTCGGACACCCGCTATGCCGACATGATGAAGGATTTGCTGGGTCAGCTCGAACATTCCTACGAAACCCGCAAGGGCTATTGGAAGGGCGGCACGGTCGGCGTGTTCGGTTACGGCGCGGGCGTCATTCCCCGCTTCTCCGAAGTCGCCGAGAAATATCCCGAATCCAAGGAATTCCACACCATCCGCATCATGCCGCCCGCCGGCATGCACTACACCACCGACCTGTTGCGCAAGCTGTGCGACGTTTGGGAGCGTCATGGCTCGGGCCTGATCGCCTTCCACGGCCAGTCGGGCGACATCATGTTCCAGGGTTCGACCACCGAGAACATTCAGCCCGCCTTCGACGAGCTGAACGAAATGGGCTTCGATCTGGGCGGCGCTGGCGCCGGCGTGCGCACTTCGGTCTCTTGCGTGGGCGCTGCCCGCTGCGAGCAAAGCTGCTTTGACGAGGCCAAGGCGCTGCGCATGACCATCAATTCGATGGTCGACGACATGCATCGCCCCTCGCTGCCCTACAAGTTCAAGGTCAAGTTCGCTGGCTGCGCCAACGACTGCGCCAACGCCATTCACCGCGCCGACATGGCCGTGATCGGCACCTGGAAGGACGACATTCAGGTCGACCAGAAGGCCTTCCAGCAGATCGTGAAGGAGCGCGGCCGCAAGGAGATCATCGATCAGGTGGTCCGCATGTGCCCGACGCAGGCGCTGTCGCTGAACGACGACGACACTTTGGACGTCGACAACAAAAGCTGCGTCCGCTGCATGCACTGCATCAACGTCTGCACCAAGGCGCTGAAGCCCGGCAAGGAACGCGGCGCCGCCATTCTGGTGGGCGGAAAGCGCACCTTGAAGGTTGGCGATCTGATGGGCACGGTGATCGTTCCCTTCATGCCGCTGAACACCGAGGAAGACTTCGAGGGTTTTGTCGAGCTGGCTCGCAACGCGCTGGAATTCTTCGCCGAAAACGCTCTCGAACACGAGCGCACCGGCGAAATGATCGAGCGCATCGGCCTGTCCAACTATTTGGAAGGCTTGGGGTTGGACCTCGATCTGAACATGATCGCCGCTCCTCGCTCCAACTCCTACGTCCGCATGGACGGCTGGGACGAGGAAGTGAAGAAGTGGAACGCCCGACACAAGTCGGCCGCCGAGTAA